A genomic region of Sphingobium sp. HWE2-09 contains the following coding sequences:
- a CDS encoding amidohydrolase, whose product MTKHARTLLLAALLTGLAGPVAAKKDKETPAPAQGQNQGSSAEPENPYPSTYKAYPGRPTVIRNATIFDGEGGRIDNGVVFLSDGKVTAIGGPDTPIPADITVFDGTGKYVTPGVIDIHSHLGDYPSPGVEALSDGNEATSAVTPHVWAEHSIWPQDAGFSRALANGGVTSLQILPGSANLFGGRSVTLKNVPARTMQGMKFPGAPQGLKMACGENPKRVYGSKGREPSTRMGNMAVNRQTWIKAREYEKKRAAGKDQTRDLGMETLADVLEGKIMVHNHCYRADEMANVIDMSKEFGYKVAAFHHAVEAYKIADLLRDNGICAALWGDWYGFKMEAYDGIKENIPLVHRAGACAIVHSDDQDGIQRLNQEAAKALGAGRRMGIDISDETAWTWLAINPARAMGIADQTGSLKVGKMADVVLWNGNPFSTYTRPEKVWIDGALLYDSANPKLRPVVDFELGQIGAGDVK is encoded by the coding sequence ATGACAAAACACGCACGCACGCTGCTGCTCGCGGCGCTGCTGACAGGGCTGGCCGGTCCCGTTGCGGCGAAAAAGGACAAGGAGACGCCTGCGCCTGCGCAAGGCCAGAATCAAGGCTCTTCGGCCGAACCGGAAAACCCCTATCCCTCCACCTACAAAGCCTATCCCGGCCGTCCCACCGTTATCCGCAACGCCACCATCTTCGACGGGGAAGGGGGCCGCATCGACAACGGCGTGGTCTTTCTCTCCGATGGCAAGGTGACGGCGATCGGCGGGCCGGACACGCCGATCCCTGCCGACATCACCGTGTTCGACGGCACCGGCAAATATGTGACGCCGGGCGTGATCGATATCCACAGCCATCTGGGCGACTATCCATCGCCGGGCGTGGAGGCGCTATCGGACGGTAACGAGGCTACCTCCGCGGTCACGCCCCATGTCTGGGCCGAACATAGCATCTGGCCGCAGGACGCGGGTTTCTCCCGCGCGCTCGCCAATGGCGGCGTCACTTCGCTCCAAATCCTGCCCGGTTCCGCCAACCTCTTCGGCGGCCGCAGCGTCACGCTGAAAAACGTGCCCGCCCGCACCATGCAGGGCATGAAATTCCCCGGCGCGCCCCAAGGCCTTAAAATGGCCTGCGGGGAAAATCCCAAGCGCGTCTATGGCAGCAAAGGCCGCGAACCCTCCACCCGCATGGGCAATATGGCGGTCAACCGCCAGACCTGGATCAAGGCGCGCGAATATGAAAAGAAGCGCGCCGCCGGGAAGGACCAGACCCGCGACCTCGGCATGGAAACATTGGCCGACGTGCTGGAGGGCAAGATCATGGTCCACAACCATTGCTACCGCGCCGACGAAATGGCCAACGTCATCGATATGAGCAAGGAATTCGGCTACAAGGTCGCCGCCTTCCACCACGCGGTCGAAGCATACAAGATCGCCGACCTGCTGCGTGACAACGGCATTTGCGCGGCTTTGTGGGGCGACTGGTACGGCTTCAAGATGGAGGCCTATGACGGCATCAAGGAAAATATCCCGCTGGTCCACCGCGCGGGCGCGTGCGCCATCGTCCATAGCGACGATCAGGACGGCATCCAGCGCCTGAACCAGGAAGCGGCCAAGGCGCTGGGCGCTGGCCGCCGCATGGGCATCGACATATCCGACGAAACGGCATGGACTTGGCTCGCCATCAACCCCGCCCGCGCCATGGGCATCGCCGACCAGACCGGCAGCCTGAAAGTCGGCAAGATGGCCGATGTCGTCCTGTGGAACGGCAACCCGTTCAGCACCTACACCAGGCCGGAAAAAGTCTGGATCGACGGCGCGCTCCTCTACGACAGCGCCAACCCGAAACTGCGGCCGGTGGTCGATTTCGAACTGGGCCAGATCGGCGCGGGAGACGTGAAATGA
- a CDS encoding nitroreductase family protein, protein MFNDLSSPLALLQTRRSGKPRDLIAPGPDDAQLRQILEVALRTPDHGKLAPWRFVTVPQAKRAALADLLEAAYRKEKPDAGRLEIEAMHQFAHQAPTLVVALSAPVAGSKIPVWEQELSVGAAIMNMLHATHALGFAGGWLTGWPTYNADVRDAFGDEGQTIAGFVFIGTPGKAQEERPRPDYDAIVSNWDR, encoded by the coding sequence ATGTTCAACGATCTCTCCTCCCCGCTCGCCCTGCTCCAGACACGCCGTTCCGGTAAGCCCCGCGACCTGATCGCGCCCGGCCCGGACGACGCGCAATTGCGCCAGATATTGGAGGTGGCGCTGCGCACGCCTGATCATGGCAAGCTAGCGCCGTGGCGGTTCGTGACCGTGCCGCAGGCAAAGCGCGCGGCGCTCGCGGACTTGCTGGAGGCGGCCTATCGCAAGGAGAAGCCGGACGCCGGGCGGCTGGAGATCGAGGCGATGCACCAGTTCGCGCACCAGGCGCCGACTTTGGTGGTCGCCCTGTCCGCGCCGGTCGCAGGTAGCAAGATCCCGGTGTGGGAACAGGAACTTTCGGTCGGCGCGGCGATTATGAATATGCTGCATGCCACCCATGCGCTGGGTTTTGCGGGCGGTTGGCTGACCGGATGGCCGACCTATAATGCGGATGTTCGAGACGCTTTCGGCGATGAGGGACAGACGATCGCGGGGTTCGTGTTCATCGGCACGCCGGGCAAGGCCCAAGAGGAGCGACCGCGGCCGGATTATGACGCTATCGTATCCAATTGGGATAGATAG
- a CDS encoding peptide MFS transporter produces the protein MATSDMVTVEAGKTWLGHPRGLYLLFFAEMWERFSYYGMRAILIFYLTKHFLFGEDKAYLLYGAYTSLVYITPVIGGYLADRFLGPRKAVLVGGVFIAIGHFLIAITEGPGGQDPLFLNGFYFALASIIVGTGFLKANISVLVGELYARDDHRRDPAFSIFYMGINMGGMLGPIVCGLLGELWGWSWGFGAAGVGMLAGLVMFVWLKPWLLGKGEPPAPQILRQRTATGLSQEWTIYLAAALGVAASWLVIRYAELLGYALLGFSALTVVYILWRTVGTLGKIDRDRMFAALFLIALNPLFWGLFEQTGSSLNIFTDRNVDRNMLGWEVPASLFQSVNSVFIILLAPLFAVLWTFLDKRRLEPSSPAKFGIGLVLCGAGFLVLVAGAAMAGENLTPVLFVFLIYLLHTMAELCFSPVGLSAMTRLSVSSMVGLVMGTWFLAMAAGNFIAGLIARATGSGEAGNVAQVLDVYSRIGWFAIVVGGLVLLVSPYIKRLMHLDLIGAEEKA, from the coding sequence ATGGCGACTTCGGACATGGTGACGGTCGAGGCAGGTAAGACCTGGCTCGGCCATCCGCGCGGGCTGTACCTGCTCTTTTTCGCGGAAATGTGGGAGCGTTTCTCCTATTACGGGATGCGCGCCATCCTGATCTTCTACCTCACCAAACATTTCCTCTTCGGCGAGGATAAGGCGTATCTGCTCTACGGCGCCTATACCTCGCTGGTCTATATCACCCCGGTCATCGGCGGCTATCTGGCCGATCGGTTCCTGGGGCCGCGCAAGGCGGTGCTGGTCGGCGGCGTGTTCATCGCCATCGGCCATTTCCTGATCGCCATCACCGAAGGACCGGGCGGGCAAGACCCGCTCTTCCTCAACGGCTTCTACTTCGCGCTCGCCTCCATCATCGTGGGCACCGGCTTCCTCAAGGCCAATATCTCCGTGCTGGTGGGCGAACTCTACGCCCGCGACGACCATCGCCGCGATCCGGCCTTCTCCATCTTCTACATGGGCATCAACATGGGCGGGATGCTCGGCCCCATCGTCTGCGGCCTGCTCGGTGAGCTCTGGGGCTGGAGCTGGGGCTTCGGCGCAGCGGGCGTCGGCATGCTCGCGGGCCTCGTCATGTTCGTGTGGCTCAAACCTTGGCTGCTCGGCAAGGGCGAACCACCAGCGCCGCAGATATTGCGTCAGCGCACCGCGACCGGCCTTAGCCAGGAATGGACCATCTATCTGGCCGCCGCGCTGGGCGTCGCCGCCAGCTGGCTGGTGATCCGCTATGCCGAACTGCTGGGCTATGCGTTGCTCGGCTTCTCCGCGCTGACGGTGGTTTACATATTATGGCGCACGGTCGGCACATTGGGGAAGATCGACCGCGACCGCATGTTCGCCGCGCTGTTCCTGATCGCGCTCAACCCGCTCTTCTGGGGGCTGTTCGAACAGACCGGATCGTCGCTCAACATCTTCACCGACCGCAATGTCGATCGCAACATGCTGGGGTGGGAGGTGCCTGCCTCCCTGTTCCAGTCGGTCAATTCGGTCTTCATCATCCTGCTCGCCCCGCTCTTCGCCGTGCTGTGGACCTTCCTCGACAAGCGCCGCCTGGAGCCATCCTCGCCTGCGAAATTCGGCATCGGCCTGGTCCTGTGCGGCGCAGGCTTCCTCGTGCTGGTGGCAGGGGCCGCCATGGCGGGCGAGAACCTTACCCCCGTCCTCTTCGTCTTCCTCATCTACCTGCTTCACACAATGGCGGAACTTTGCTTCTCGCCGGTCGGCCTGTCCGCCATGACGCGCCTGTCGGTGTCGTCGATGGTGGGCCTCGTCATGGGCACCTGGTTCCTTGCCATGGCGGCGGGCAATTTCATCGCGGGCCTCATCGCCCGCGCCACCGGCAGCGGCGAAGCGGGCAATGTCGCTCAGGTGCTGGACGTCTATAGCCGCATCGGCTGGTTCGCGATCGTAGTGGGTGGGCTGGTCCTGCTCGTTTCCCCTTATATCAAACGATTAATGCATCTCGACCTGATCGGTGCGGAGGAAAAAGCATGA